In Mycoplasma sp. Mirounga ES2805-ORL, a single window of DNA contains:
- a CDS encoding ATP-dependent 6-phosphofructokinase: MVKRIAVLTSGGDAPGMNSAIRSICKSAKLKNVETFLVYEGFKGLYEDNIINSNDIDLDFFNSRGGTCIFSARFEEFKNKEYRLKAIDNLKKRKIDALIIIGGDGSFQAAQDLFNDGFKTVGIPGTIDNDIPSSDYSIGYDTALNTVTKNIDSIRDTANSQKRIMIIEIMGNRCGLLTLDAGQATGAEVISTPEYTLSYEDIANSCLKITNEKYIEDKQALYQLRRCIIVVVTEKLYDLEKLKSQISAKTNWVTRYNVLGHLQRGGNPTARERQIASQFGTEAVKALLSGKSGIIIGMNGSDFVSIPIEKALKMKLDEKRKKIKEMTKEYTVLNSLK, encoded by the coding sequence ATGGTTAAAAGAATTGCTGTATTAACAAGTGGAGGTGATGCTCCAGGCATGAATAGTGCTATAAGGTCAATATGTAAAAGCGCAAAGTTAAAAAATGTCGAAACCTTTTTAGTGTATGAAGGATTTAAGGGCCTTTATGAAGATAATATTATTAATTCTAATGACATCGACTTGGATTTCTTTAATTCAAGAGGAGGAACATGTATTTTTTCGGCTCGTTTTGAGGAATTCAAGAATAAAGAATATAGATTAAAGGCAATTGACAATTTGAAGAAGCGAAAGATTGATGCTTTAATAATTATTGGTGGAGACGGTAGTTTTCAGGCCGCACAAGATCTATTTAATGATGGTTTTAAAACTGTTGGAATACCGGGGACAATTGATAATGATATTCCTTCAAGCGATTATTCAATTGGCTATGATACAGCATTAAATACTGTCACTAAAAATATTGATTCTATTAGAGATACCGCTAATAGTCAAAAAAGAATAATGATTATTGAAATTATGGGAAATAGATGTGGTTTGTTAACTCTTGATGCAGGACAAGCAACAGGTGCTGAAGTTATTTCAACACCTGAATATACATTATCCTATGAAGATATAGCAAACTCATGCTTAAAAATAACTAATGAAAAATATATCGAAGATAAGCAAGCTCTTTATCAACTCAGAAGGTGTATTATAGTTGTTGTAACAGAAAAGTTATACGACCTTGAAAAATTAAAAAGCCAAATTAGTGCTAAAACTAATTGAGTAACAAGATACAATGTTCTAGGCCATCTTCAACGCGGTGGAAATCCTACAGCTCGGGAAAGACAAATTGCATCTCAATTTGGAACTGAAGCTGTTAAAGCTCTTTTAAGTGGTAAAAGCGGAATAATAATTGGAATGAATGGTAGTGATTTTGTTTCTATTCCTATTGAAAAAGCTTTAAAAATGAAACTAGATGAAAAAAGAAAAAAAATAAAAGAAATGACTAAAGAATATACTGTTTTAAACAGTTTAAAATAA
- a CDS encoding ATP-binding cassette domain-containing protein codes for MNRKDAKVILEIEGLKKYFTNNGIVNKAADDITFNLHEGEIVGLIGESGSGKTTVGRSLLRLYDDFNGFVNLNGQVISGKRLKRSQRKFLRRNIQMIFQDPHAALNSQKNIYSTLKEPLIVNGIIRDQISDIFKDWELIKENYYYTFRIMYKQLKLDNLIAVTALAKDFFPKWVKNFENYKYDESLNYEDNFNVFYNYLEDKQNMESEIVDNLYDNTDKLLSFYFEKQKDYRNGELAIDERELLDARNELKKTIALRRMSLKTYEAKNNIRQLNKEYADFLKENYDDVVASNKNTFSNYIREFKVEKKINFWNKLSARKIDVYLNEYKKELINKKLHSLVIEYSKKLNFLKYHEVKDFVKSIRRYSEIFFQNHFEHIQYSKDVKKELKDILDLHFNYDASPFLNKHNVNVMKFEKEKAAWQIELHKNKQLSMADTKPATTEAQVRRAQKLVEEKYKKHIEANEKFVKENESKIKELDENIEAQEKLYKDLVDLQTQTDNYFKKISEDFIKKINDDIDSIKKNKNHKNEYKELIRSRSIYKSRILTKQSTLKSFKIETRYLKKDINSIKILLGIYEGKFNRILAGKFGDLARKITFNFFPKFLVKNLLIKNTIYNSLEAVGLLKQFAYRYPHEFSGGQRQRIVIARALITQPKVIVADEPIASLDISIQAQVVNLLKDLCEKKNIGMIFIAHDLSMIEYIADRVQIMHLGKIVESGDTDVVYEKPIHPYTINLFKAIPKISNANEKFENINFELNYLDEQEYPNLPMLYQVEENHYIYGNPKQLEEWTKPFGIHDYKLVSSISSEADPSIKDLPFDGKDQIPTGVDYTLVLDSTEEKDIAFSKAKEKPDSSASQFNLTSTSFTLDEIQSKKTKSVNKEVLKKDKTSSKKSTTKKRNTISKKQS; via the coding sequence ATGAATAGGAAAGACGCAAAAGTAATTCTTGAAATAGAAGGATTAAAAAAATATTTTACAAACAACGGAATCGTTAATAAGGCTGCTGACGATATAACTTTTAATCTACACGAAGGTGAAATAGTTGGTCTTATTGGAGAATCTGGTTCAGGTAAAACAACTGTTGGTCGTTCATTATTAAGACTTTATGATGACTTTAATGGGTTTGTTAATTTAAATGGTCAAGTTATTAGTGGTAAAAGATTAAAAAGATCTCAACGTAAATTTTTACGTCGTAATATCCAAATGATCTTTCAAGATCCACATGCTGCATTGAATAGCCAAAAAAATATTTATTCAACCTTAAAAGAACCATTGATTGTTAATGGAATTATTAGAGATCAAATTAGCGACATTTTTAAGGATTGAGAATTAATTAAAGAAAACTATTACTACACATTTAGAATAATGTATAAGCAACTTAAATTAGATAATTTAATTGCAGTTACAGCTCTTGCGAAAGATTTCTTCCCTAAATGAGTTAAAAATTTTGAAAACTATAAATATGATGAATCATTAAATTATGAAGATAATTTCAACGTTTTCTATAATTACTTAGAAGATAAGCAAAATATGGAGAGTGAAATTGTTGATAATCTTTACGACAATACAGATAAGTTACTAAGTTTTTATTTTGAAAAGCAAAAAGATTATCGTAATGGTGAATTAGCTATTGATGAAAGAGAACTATTAGATGCTCGTAATGAACTTAAAAAAACAATAGCTTTGCGTAGAATGTCTTTAAAAACATATGAAGCTAAAAATAATATTAGGCAATTAAACAAAGAATATGCAGATTTCTTAAAAGAAAATTATGATGATGTTGTCGCATCTAACAAAAATACTTTTAGTAACTACATTAGAGAATTTAAAGTTGAGAAAAAAATTAACTTTTGGAATAAACTATCAGCTAGAAAAATAGATGTGTATTTAAATGAGTACAAAAAGGAACTAATAAATAAAAAGTTACATTCATTAGTTATTGAATACAGCAAAAAACTAAATTTCTTAAAATATCATGAAGTTAAAGATTTTGTCAAAAGTATCAGAAGATATTCTGAGATATTCTTTCAAAATCATTTTGAACACATACAATATTCTAAGGATGTTAAAAAAGAACTAAAAGATATTTTAGATTTACATTTTAATTATGATGCTTCCCCTTTTTTAAATAAGCATAACGTTAACGTAATGAAATTTGAAAAAGAAAAAGCTGCTTGACAAATTGAACTGCATAAAAATAAACAATTGTCAATGGCTGATACCAAACCTGCAACTACTGAAGCTCAAGTTAGAAGAGCACAAAAGCTAGTTGAAGAAAAATATAAAAAACATATTGAAGCTAATGAAAAATTTGTTAAAGAAAATGAATCAAAAATTAAGGAATTAGATGAAAATATAGAAGCGCAAGAAAAACTTTATAAAGATCTTGTTGATTTACAAACTCAAACAGATAACTACTTTAAGAAAATATCAGAAGATTTTATTAAGAAGATTAATGATGACATAGATTCAATCAAGAAAAACAAAAATCATAAGAATGAATATAAAGAATTAATTCGCTCTCGTTCTATTTATAAGAGTAGAATTCTCACTAAACAATCTACATTAAAATCATTTAAAATTGAAACAAGATATCTTAAAAAAGATATTAACTCAATCAAAATTTTATTAGGTATTTATGAAGGTAAGTTCAATAGAATATTGGCTGGTAAATTTGGAGATTTAGCGCGCAAAATCACGTTTAATTTCTTTCCAAAATTTTTGGTTAAAAACCTATTAATTAAGAACACTATTTATAATTCACTTGAAGCAGTTGGTTTATTAAAACAATTTGCTTATCGTTATCCTCATGAGTTTTCTGGCGGTCAACGTCAACGTATAGTTATAGCTCGTGCTTTAATTACACAACCTAAAGTTATTGTTGCTGATGAACCTATTGCATCATTAGATATTTCAATTCAAGCTCAAGTTGTTAACTTACTTAAAGATTTATGTGAAAAGAAGAATATTGGTATGATCTTCATTGCTCATGATTTATCAATGATTGAATACATAGCTGATAGAGTTCAAATTATGCACTTAGGAAAAATAGTTGAATCCGGTGATACAGATGTTGTTTATGAAAAACCAATACACCCTTATACAATTAATTTATTTAAGGCAATTCCTAAAATTTCTAACGCAAATGAAAAATTTGAAAACATTAATTTTGAACTTAACTACTTAGATGAACAAGAGTATCCAAATCTACCCATGTTATATCAAGTTGAGGAAAACCATTATATTTACGGTAATCCTAAGCAATTAGAAGAATGAACTAAACCATTTGGTATACATGATTATAAATTAGTTTCAAGTATTTCTTCAGAGGCAGACCCTTCTATAAAAGACCTACCTTTTGATGGAAAAGATCAAATACCAACTGGTGTGGATTACACATTAGTTTTAGATAGTACAGAGGAAAAAGATATTGCTTTTTCTAAAGCAAAAGAAAAACCAGATTCTAGTGCATCACAGTTTAATTTAACTTCAACAAGTTTTACATTAGATGAAATTCAATCTAAAAAAACAAAATCAGTAAATAAAGAAGTATTGAAAAAAGATAAAACTAGTTCAAAGAAATCAACTACTAAAAAAAGAAACACAATTTCTAAAAAACAATCATAA
- the ychF gene encoding redox-regulated ATPase YchF encodes MSLKAGIVGLPNVGKSTLFSALTKYQVEASNYAFTTIEPNISSVPLKDKRLFNLAKLVNPKKIVPATFDFVDIAGLVKGASKGEGLGNKFLGNIRQVDAIIHVVRCFENKDIMHVANEINPVNDKNVINMELMLADLETINNVINRIHKKAKSGDKTAQLEENLALRFKEALENNIMINTLIPSLNEDELKLVKSYQLLTAKPMIYVANLSAEQIANYQNDKLFLELKSSLNNEKIIPISVQLESEVSQLDDAEAKEWLSSYSIVYSGLDYLTRESFDLLKLKTYFTAGPEEVRAWVFKDGMFAPECAGIIHSDFEKKFIKADIISYEDYVNCGGETNAKSQGKLRSEGKNYLMKDGDICHFKFGK; translated from the coding sequence ATGTCATTAAAAGCAGGAATTGTTGGATTACCAAATGTTGGTAAAAGCACTTTATTTAGTGCTTTAACAAAGTATCAAGTTGAAGCTTCTAATTATGCTTTTACAACAATAGAGCCAAATATAAGTAGTGTACCTCTTAAGGATAAAAGACTATTTAATTTAGCTAAATTAGTAAATCCTAAAAAAATAGTTCCCGCTACTTTTGACTTTGTAGATATTGCAGGGCTTGTTAAAGGTGCTTCTAAGGGAGAAGGTTTAGGTAATAAATTTTTAGGAAATATTAGACAAGTTGATGCAATTATCCATGTAGTTAGATGCTTTGAAAATAAAGATATTATGCATGTTGCTAATGAAATAAATCCTGTAAATGATAAAAATGTGATTAATATGGAACTGATGCTTGCTGATCTAGAAACTATAAATAATGTAATAAATAGAATACATAAAAAAGCAAAATCTGGAGATAAAACAGCCCAATTAGAAGAAAATCTAGCTTTGCGTTTTAAGGAAGCTCTTGAAAATAATATAATGATTAATACGCTTATTCCTTCTTTAAATGAGGATGAATTAAAACTGGTTAAAAGTTATCAATTATTAACTGCTAAACCAATGATTTATGTGGCGAACTTGTCTGCTGAGCAAATTGCTAATTATCAAAATGATAAATTATTTTTGGAGCTAAAAAGTTCATTAAATAATGAAAAAATTATTCCAATAAGTGTTCAATTAGAGTCTGAGGTTTCTCAATTAGATGACGCTGAAGCTAAAGAATGACTATCATCATATTCTATTGTTTATAGTGGTTTAGATTATTTAACAAGAGAATCATTTGATCTACTTAAACTTAAAACATATTTTACAGCAGGCCCGGAAGAAGTAAGAGCATGAGTTTTTAAAGACGGAATGTTCGCTCCTGAATGTGCAGGCATAATTCACTCTGATTTTGAAAAGAAATTTATTAAAGCTGATATTATTTCATATGAAGATTATGTAAATTGTGGCGGTGAAACAAATGCTAAAAGCCAAGGCAAACTTAGATCAGAGGGAAAGAATTACCTTATGAAAGACGGTGATATTTGCCACTTTAAGTTTGGTAAATAA
- a CDS encoding Cof-type HAD-IIB family hydrolase encodes MLKKPVVFSDVDGTIYTNDSYVSNFNLQAIKGNNLSFNIATGNPICPRMMKLAKLVNADYIIGSSGTQIYDVKKFKYVYEQLIDPEIAKKIFKIFKKYNASAAAWSSEVFYIFKEEDKEFLNKIYFRYESFDQFELFDDSIKKIKPISKMEVYFENTNNLDQIQKELENVGCSFIKTHMNFEILPQNTSKGKAILWMIDNILTDYSRDEIMVIGDSENDFSMFENFEFSYIMDNAKDEIKNKAKFVTKDVVDHGLGHAINDYVERFRKHLDSK; translated from the coding sequence ATGCTAAAAAAACCAGTTGTGTTTAGTGATGTTGATGGAACAATATATACAAATGATTCTTATGTTTCAAATTTTAATTTGCAAGCAATCAAAGGTAATAATTTAAGTTTTAATATTGCAACAGGCAATCCTATTTGTCCTAGAATGATGAAATTAGCAAAATTAGTTAATGCTGATTACATTATTGGCTCAAGTGGGACACAAATCTACGATGTTAAAAAATTTAAATATGTATATGAACAATTAATTGATCCAGAAATTGCTAAAAAAATATTTAAGATTTTTAAAAAATATAATGCTAGTGCAGCTGCGTGATCTAGTGAGGTTTTTTATATCTTTAAAGAAGAAGATAAAGAATTTCTAAATAAAATTTATTTTAGATATGAGTCATTTGATCAATTCGAATTGTTTGATGATTCTATTAAAAAAATTAAACCTATTTCTAAAATGGAAGTTTACTTTGAAAATACAAATAATTTAGATCAAATTCAAAAAGAATTAGAAAATGTAGGATGTTCTTTTATTAAAACTCATATGAATTTTGAGATATTACCTCAAAATACATCTAAAGGTAAAGCTATTTTATGAATGATTGATAATATTTTAACTGATTATTCAAGAGATGAAATAATGGTTATTGGAGACTCAGAAAACGATTTCTCTATGTTTGAAAATTTTGAGTTTTCATATATTATGGATAATGCAAAAGATGAAATAAAAAATAAGGCTAAATTTGTTACAAAAGACGTTGTTGATCATGGCTTGGGTCATGCAATAAATGATTATGTTGAGAGATTTAGAAAACATTTAGATTCAAAATAA
- the rpsR gene encoding 30S ribosomal protein S18 codes for MARKINKKVGFLKRRRCDNCEQKIDYVDYKDVEFLSKYVSGVGAIKPRSTTGACAKDQRKIANAIKRARFMALMPFTKERIRVVKPTTTTNTNKEQQTETK; via the coding sequence ATGGCTAGAAAAATTAATAAAAAAGTTGGATTTCTAAAACGTCGTAGATGTGACAACTGTGAACAAAAGATTGACTATGTTGACTATAAAGATGTTGAATTTTTAAGTAAATATGTTTCTGGTGTTGGCGCTATTAAACCTCGTTCAACAACAGGTGCTTGTGCAAAAGATCAAAGAAAAATTGCTAACGCAATTAAACGTGCAAGATTTATGGCTTTAATGCCTTTCACTAAAGAAAGAATTAGAGTTGTAAAGCCTACAACTACAACTAATACAAATAAAGAACAACAAACTGAAACAAAATAA
- the cypl gene encoding ABC transporter thiamine pyrophosphate-binding lipoprotein p37/Cypl: protein MKKIKKTILGLSPLMAVAPISMAASCFNSKDKDNWDTKITIVNNWINEGFEDTNLEKTFLDLLSKRFNDLKNNDPKLKDKPNVIFEIASKSEPSKIYQDLKSDKENVDLGLMNYSIFSEDFIDGNVNENNLKLHLVSQASTLKFKWQSLDSDFYENGLITDKLRVAAENNNKVWFNDTNKEYPNWTDAYDEIPYFDGSKYKFFYETNKLTYVYHGAIMISGTKAKRDEIIKDWEDKNFKKFVSHGIAFKNENSAGKYKYQVALMARHFNKTISEINDYFRKNSNQIIKGKSIGKTLGKAASGVVPHIGFADEGDLNWTPKAWGETLYKPDGFDSNKPVNDATNDVVRVLTLTNPAAYDVVFGRPSLPKEQVDLIKKALMSLTLEENTYGIYTGYNKFQDLTLDLFKKFIKLQIQAETTKSDLIKGSDIPIIKEN from the coding sequence ATGAAAAAAATCAAAAAAACAATATTAGGGCTTAGTCCTTTAATGGCTGTTGCACCTATTTCTATGGCTGCCAGTTGTTTTAATAGTAAGGATAAAGATAATTGAGATACAAAAATAACAATTGTTAATAATTGAATTAATGAAGGGTTTGAAGATACAAATTTAGAAAAAACATTTTTAGATTTATTATCGAAAAGATTTAATGATTTAAAAAATAATGATCCAAAACTAAAAGATAAACCAAATGTTATCTTTGAAATTGCATCAAAAAGTGAACCTTCTAAAATTTATCAAGACTTAAAATCAGATAAAGAAAATGTCGATTTAGGATTAATGAATTATTCTATTTTTTCTGAAGATTTTATAGATGGTAATGTTAATGAAAATAATTTAAAGTTACATTTAGTTTCTCAAGCTAGTACACTTAAATTCAAATGACAATCCTTGGATTCAGACTTTTATGAAAATGGTTTAATAACAGATAAATTAAGAGTTGCTGCTGAAAACAATAATAAAGTTTGGTTCAATGATACAAATAAGGAATATCCAAATTGAACTGATGCTTATGATGAAATTCCGTATTTTGATGGTTCGAAGTACAAGTTCTTTTATGAAACCAATAAATTAACTTATGTATATCATGGGGCAATCATGATTTCTGGAACGAAGGCTAAGAGAGATGAAATAATAAAGGATTGAGAGGATAAAAACTTTAAAAAATTTGTTTCTCACGGAATAGCATTTAAAAATGAAAATAGTGCCGGAAAATATAAATATCAAGTAGCCTTAATGGCAAGACATTTTAATAAAACAATTTCAGAAATTAATGATTACTTTAGAAAAAACTCAAATCAAATAATTAAAGGTAAATCAATAGGGAAAACATTAGGCAAAGCTGCTAGTGGAGTAGTTCCACATATCGGTTTTGCTGATGAAGGTGATTTAAATTGAACACCTAAAGCATGAGGCGAAACACTTTATAAACCAGATGGATTTGATTCAAATAAGCCGGTAAATGATGCTACAAATGACGTTGTTAGAGTTTTAACACTTACAAATCCAGCCGCTTATGATGTTGTTTTTGGCCGTCCAAGTTTGCCAAAAGAACAAGTTGATCTTATTAAAAAAGCTTTAATGTCTTTAACGTTAGAAGAAAATACATATGGTATTTACACAGGTTACAATAAATTTCAGGATTTAACGTTAGATTTATTCAAAAAATTTATAAAACTACAAATACAAGCAGAAACTACAAAATCAGATTTAATTAAAGGATCTGATATTCCTATTATCAAGGAAAATTAA
- a CDS encoding single-stranded DNA-binding protein, translated as MNKVLLIGRLTNEVRSFSTPNGVKYVRGTLAVSRYQGGNEITDFIPFVAWREAAISIEQYSTKGTLLSIEGRFTSSRYTDKQGNIINSYEVTVENFSLLESRKQREARELKQNETFVASTPKNTFNKNKMNNAVQQQVPTFAGKEQPNNVAYQNENQTKTWSSEHGFDDFGTDDFDE; from the coding sequence ATGAATAAAGTTTTATTGATTGGAAGATTAACTAATGAAGTTAGATCTTTTTCAACACCAAACGGTGTTAAATATGTTAGAGGAACTCTTGCTGTATCACGCTATCAAGGGGGAAATGAAATTACTGATTTTATTCCTTTTGTTGCATGAAGAGAAGCGGCAATTTCTATTGAACAATACTCAACAAAAGGTACACTTCTTTCAATCGAAGGTAGATTTACAAGCTCTAGATATACTGACAAACAAGGCAACATTATAAATAGTTATGAAGTTACTGTTGAAAACTTTTCTTTACTTGAATCAAGAAAACAAAGAGAAGCTAGAGAACTAAAACAAAATGAAACTTTTGTTGCATCAACTCCAAAAAACACTTTTAATAAAAACAAAATGAATAATGCTGTTCAACAACAGGTACCAACATTTGCTGGTAAAGAACAACCAAATAATGTTGCATATCAAAATGAAAACCAAACAAAAACATGAAGTTCAGAACATGGTTTTGATGATTTTGGAACAGATGATTTCGATGAATAA
- a CDS encoding phosphonate ABC transporter ATP-binding protein: MKNIVELRNITFSYSKKSKPILENISLEIPQGQMVAVIGPSGVGKTSLFRLLVKNIKPNAGSLNLFESDISNISKKQWKKIINKIGFLTQKPNLINTDNVYNNVKRSFTQYKNWFYRLISYIDKEQRMTIFKTLDDLDILEKAFYRISDLSGGQQQRVEITKLLVKNVDLILADEPTSNLDNETSKDVLKILQKLVKEKNMTVIVNIHDLSLVNYYFDRVIALNDKQIVMDKPTKNVELWEMINIVKKIK, from the coding sequence ATGAAGAATATAGTTGAGTTAAGAAATATTACTTTTTCATATTCTAAAAAAAGTAAGCCTATTTTAGAAAATATATCTTTAGAAATACCTCAAGGTCAAATGGTTGCTGTCATAGGACCATCTGGAGTTGGAAAAACTTCTCTTTTTAGGTTGCTTGTAAAGAATATTAAACCAAATGCAGGATCATTAAATCTCTTTGAGTCTGATATTTCAAATATATCTAAAAAGCAATGAAAAAAAATTATAAATAAAATAGGTTTTTTAACTCAAAAGCCAAATTTAATAAACACAGATAATGTTTATAACAACGTTAAGAGGTCATTTACCCAATATAAAAATTGATTTTATAGGTTAATTTCATATATTGACAAAGAACAACGGATGACCATTTTTAAAACTCTAGATGATTTAGACATTCTAGAAAAAGCGTTTTATAGAATTAGTGATCTAAGCGGTGGTCAACAGCAAAGGGTCGAAATAACTAAATTATTGGTTAAGAATGTTGATTTGATTTTAGCGGATGAACCTACCTCAAATTTAGATAACGAAACCTCAAAAGACGTTTTAAAAATACTACAAAAATTAGTAAAAGAAAAAAATATGACAGTCATAGTTAATATTCATGACTTGTCATTAGTGAATTATTATTTTGATAGAGTTATTGCTCTAAATGATAAACAAATAGTTATGGACAAACCCACGAAAAATGTTGAATTATGAGAAATGATAAATATAGTAAAGAAAATCAAGTAA
- a CDS encoding ABC transporter permease subunit: MRNDKYSKENQVSKKINGLFFKIKSDKAETGKKLLPAFKYVFLALLFLIPLVLLFFQNSELNENGSREFWIALKNFFVFSNQSHFLSGPLSDDTTNLWVLSFGLIYITIKYTIVGTFIGFILATITAILSFNKTTNKYFAFLIKYFVLFLRAIPELVFIGLFAKIYSRGIGLFLIYVWFTWLWLHKYYIEILENTDLEAYYVSINQGNNKFKAFFKEIFPRVKNRFISLFLFSIEANMRWVSVLALLGVSGIGELIEFSRINPPGRFTELGVPILVLMMSISILEVLNILFKKYVFEVKSIKLKFDKKASKKEIYNKLSNKINWQKVITYFLFISISIYSIFVLTTTPIFKYNSSDAITFWNAFINPDFSSLNFKSMNFKENVLLMIFQSFAFSIITIFLIFLITILLIRWMSIRLNKTYISLLSRLLNTLVRLIPTIVYFFIFNPFFISPIFLLILIITIHEASSLIKQLTEAIDNLDEEVINNLRLQGFTNNKIFFRYALPSIKNDLISLLVFYFELVFRSSITYSVLAGDELALGHNIWKNMQSTPSGWHPETAMSYIWLATIAIIFINVSGVFINKVLNRRNKYIK; encoded by the coding sequence ATGAGAAATGATAAATATAGTAAAGAAAATCAAGTAAGTAAGAAAATAAACGGATTATTTTTTAAAATAAAAAGTGATAAAGCGGAAACCGGCAAAAAACTATTGCCTGCTTTTAAGTATGTATTTCTTGCTTTATTATTTCTAATTCCTTTAGTGTTGCTTTTTTTTCAAAATAGTGAGTTGAATGAAAATGGTTCTAGAGAATTTTGAATAGCTTTAAAAAACTTTTTTGTTTTTAGTAATCAAAGTCACTTTCTAAGTGGACCGTTATCTGATGATACAACAAATCTTTGAGTATTATCATTTGGCCTTATATACATTACTATTAAATACACTATTGTCGGAACATTTATAGGTTTTATACTAGCTACTATAACGGCAATATTGTCTTTTAATAAAACTACTAATAAATACTTTGCATTTTTAATTAAATATTTTGTTTTATTTTTAAGAGCTATTCCTGAACTGGTATTCATTGGTCTTTTTGCTAAAATATATTCAAGAGGAATAGGATTATTCCTTATTTATGTTTGATTTACATGACTTTGATTGCATAAATACTATATTGAAATATTAGAGAACACAGACTTAGAAGCATATTATGTTTCCATTAATCAAGGTAACAATAAATTTAAAGCTTTCTTTAAAGAAATCTTTCCTAGAGTCAAAAATAGATTTATCTCTTTATTCTTATTTTCAATTGAGGCAAATATGAGATGAGTCTCAGTTCTTGCCTTACTTGGTGTTTCAGGAATAGGTGAATTAATTGAGTTTTCAAGAATAAACCCCCCTGGACGTTTTACTGAATTAGGTGTTCCCATTCTTGTCTTAATGATGTCAATTTCAATTTTAGAAGTTTTAAATATTTTATTTAAAAAATATGTTTTTGAAGTGAAAAGCATTAAATTAAAATTTGACAAAAAAGCAAGTAAAAAAGAAATATACAACAAATTATCAAATAAAATTAATTGGCAAAAAGTCATTACCTATTTTCTATTTATTTCTATATCAATCTATTCAATTTTTGTTTTAACCACCACACCTATTTTTAAATACAATTCTTCAGATGCAATAACTTTTTGAAATGCATTTATCAATCCAGATTTTTCAAGCTTGAATTTTAAATCTATGAATTTTAAAGAAAATGTATTATTAATGATTTTTCAAAGTTTTGCATTTTCAATAATTACAATTTTCTTAATTTTCTTAATTACAATTCTTTTAATTAGATGAATGTCTATTAGGTTGAATAAAACATATATATCTTTATTGTCAAGACTATTAAATACTTTAGTAAGACTTATTCCAACTATTGTGTATTTCTTTATTTTTAATCCATTTTTTATCTCGCCTATATTCCTTTTAATTTTGATAATAACTATTCATGAAGCTTCATCATTGATAAAGCAACTTACAGAAGCAATTGATAATCTTGATGAAGAGGTTATTAATAACTTAAGACTGCAAGGCTTTACAAATAATAAAATATTTTTTAGATATGCTTTACCATCTATAAAAAATGACCTAATTTCATTACTTGTATTCTATTTTGAATTAGTTTTCCGTTCATCAATAACTTATAGTGTACTTGCAGGTGATGAACTAGCTCTTGGACACAATATTTGAAAAAATATGCAAAGCACGCCAAGTGGCTGACATCCTGAAACTGCAATGAGCTATATTTGACTAGCAACTATAGCAATAATTTTTATAAATGTTTCTGGTGTATTTATTAACAAAGTTTTAAATAGACGAAATAAATATATAAAGTAA
- the rpsF gene encoding 30S ribosomal protein S6, producing MQKYEIMMILDPKVEPEIGFNLVESVFGKKNILTSEKLERTDLAYPINKSLKAQYLLFTLNSETNLIAEFSRRCNITKEIWRNLVINLSFENKPKKENKRKRNSRNSEYANKNENSKFSHSKSQKDNITDENKDEKPRVRKPRTKKVEETK from the coding sequence ATGCAAAAATATGAAATTATGATGATACTTGATCCTAAAGTAGAACCTGAAATAGGCTTCAACTTAGTTGAAAGTGTCTTTGGTAAGAAAAATATTTTGACAAGTGAAAAACTTGAAAGAACAGATTTGGCTTACCCTATAAACAAATCATTAAAAGCTCAATATTTATTATTTACTTTAAATTCAGAAACAAACTTAATTGCTGAATTTTCACGTCGTTGCAATATTACAAAAGAAATATGAAGAAATCTTGTTATCAATTTAAGTTTTGAAAATAAACCTAAAAAGGAAAACAAAAGAAAAAGAAACTCTCGTAATTCAGAATATGCAAATAAAAATGAAAACTCAAAATTTTCACATAGTAAAAGTCAAAAAGACAATATCACAGATGAAAATAAAGACGAAAAACCAAGAGTTAGAAAACCAAGAACCAAAAAAGTAGAAGAAACTAAATAG